Proteins from a genomic interval of Zingiber officinale cultivar Zhangliang chromosome 1B, Zo_v1.1, whole genome shotgun sequence:
- the LOC122007955 gene encoding cell number regulator 1-like, protein MYPSHPYNKHGITAGIPAPVPPPPQHAALPSRGSHTVPWSTGLCHCMDDPGNCLMTCFCPCITFGEIADIVDEGGCSCVASGAAYAALCFTGAACFYSYCYRSKLRGRYDISEGPAPDFLVHCCCEACALCQEHRELRRKGFDMGIGWKANAERQRRGMMMEPVMGAPAMRGGMTR, encoded by the exons ATGTATCCTTCGCACCCCTACAACAAGCATGGAATCACCGCCGGCATTCCGGCCCCggtgccgccgccgccgcagcaCGCCGCCCTGCCTTCTCGCGGCAGCCATACTGTTCCCTGGTCGACCGGTCTTTGCCACTGCATGGATGACCCTGGAAACT GTTTGATGACATGCTTTTGCCCGTGCATCACATTCGGAGAGATAGCGGACATAGTGGACGAAGGCGGCTGCT CTTGTGTGGCGAGCGGCGCGGCCTACGCCGCCCTCTGTTTCACCGGGGCGGCTTGCTTCTACTCCTACTGCTACCGCTCGAAGCTCCGCGGGCGGTACGACATCTCGGAGGGGCCGGCGCCGGACTTCCTCGTCCACTGCTGCTGCGAGGCCTGCGCTCTGTGCCAGGAGCACCGCGAGCTCAGGAGGAAGGGCTTCGACATGGGAATCG GGTGGAAAGCGAACGCGGAGAGGCAGCGGCGAGGGATGATGATGGAACCTGTGATGGGGGCTCCGGCGATGCGTGGCGGGATGACGAGATAA
- the LOC121984368 gene encoding mediator of RNA polymerase II transcription subunit 6-like, translating to MAATPLPPAMQGGPPQEVGNPGVVASDGMPQPPGTDMTGICFRDQLWLNTYPLDRNLVFDYFALSPFYDWSCNNEQLRSRSIHPLDLSHLSKMTGTEYALSEVMEPHLFVIRKQKRDGPEKVTPMLTYYILDGSIYQAPQLASVFASRIGRALYHISKAFNTAASKLEKIGYADAENEEPNSESINGKEAIDLKELKRVDHILATLQRKLPPAPPPPPFPEGYAPSEMEKDLEKRASEQPTSVDPIIDQGPAKRTKF from the exons ATGGCAGCGACGCCGCTCCCTCCGGCGATGCAAGGAGGTCCTCCGCAGGAAGTGGGGAACCCCGGCGTCGTCGCTTCTGACGGGATGCCGCAGCCTCCGGGGACCGACATGACCGGGATATGCTTCCGCGACCAACTCTGGCTCAATACTTACCCCCTCGACCGCAACCTCGTCTTCGACTACTTCGCCCTCTCTCCCTTCTACGACTGGTCCTGTAACAACGAGCAGCTGCGGTCTCGGTCCATTCACCCGCTCGACCTCTCCCATCTCTC GAAGATGACGGGGACGGAGTACGCGCTGAGCGAGGTGATGGAGCCGCACCTGTTCGTGATCCGGAAGCAGAAGAGAGACGGGCCGGAGAAGGTCACCCCCATGCTCACCTACTACATCCTCGACGGATCCATCTACCAGGCGCCGCAGCTTGCTAGTGTCTTCGCGTCACGGATT GGAAGGGCGCTGTATCATATATCGAAGGCCTTCAATACCGCAGCCTCGAAATTGGAGAAAATTGGTTATG CTGATGCTGAAAACGAAGAGCCCAACTCAGAATCAATTAATGGAAAGGAGGCAATTGACCTCAAGGAACTGAAACGAGTTGATCATATTCTTGCCACCTTGCAGCGCAAG CTGCCCCCAGCTCCTCCACCACCGCCATTCCCTGAGGGGTATGCTCCATCGGAGATGGAGAAAGACTTGGAGAAACGAGCTTCAGAGCAGCCAACATCTGTTGACCCAATAATTGACCAAGGTCCTGCGAAAAGAACTAAATTTTGA
- the LOC122008033 gene encoding uncharacterized protein LOC122008033, which translates to MAFAHGYVLPQKEMSAGEFRAWLRQFDSDHDGRLTLDDLHRALRSLHAWFAWWKARRAMKQADVNRNGLIDMMKRSNSNGDDDDEEMNRLISYANQHLHMKIYQYDSSSSC; encoded by the coding sequence ATGGCGTTTGCGCATGGGTATGTGCTGCCGCAGAAGGAGATGAGCGCCGGCGAGTTCAGGGCGTGGCTGAGGCAGTTCGACTCCGACCACGACGGCCGGCTCACGCTCGACGACTTGCACCGGGCGCTACGTAGTCTGCATGCATGGTTTGCATGGTGGAAGGCACGGCGAGCCATGAAGCAGGCCGACGTCAACAGAAACGGACTCATCGATATGATGAAGAGAAGCAATAGCAAtggcgacgacgacgacgaggagATGAACAGGCTGATCTCGTACGCCAACCAGCATCTCCACATGAAGATCTATCAATATGACTCCTCTTCGAgctgttaa